In Antechinus flavipes isolate AdamAnt ecotype Samford, QLD, Australia chromosome 6, AdamAnt_v2, whole genome shotgun sequence, the sequence TCAACCAGATGGGCGTTTTCAACTTCGTGGACGATGGCTCCCTGCCTGGCTGCGCAGTACTCAAGCTGAGTGACGGTCGTAAGCGAAGCATGTCTCTCTGGGTGGAGTTCATCACCGCATCAGGCTACCTCTCCGCGCGCAAGATCCGCTCCCGCTTCCAGACACTGGTGGCGCAGGCAGTAGACAAGTGCAGCTACCGGGACGTGGTGAAAATGATTGCGGACACTAGCGAGGTGAAGCTGCGCATCCGGGAGCGCTATGTGGTGCAAATCACCCCGGCGTTCAAGTGCACCGGGATCTGGCCCCGCAGCGCGGCCCAATGGCCTATGCCCCACATCCCCTGGCCTGGCCCCAACCGGGTGGCAGAGGTCAAGGCGGAAGGGTTCAACTTGCTCTCCAAGGAGTGCTACTCCCTGACAGGCAAGCAGAGTTCAGCGGAGAGTGACGCCTGGGTGCTGCAGTTCGGGGAAGCTGAGAACCGACTACTGATGGGCGGCTGTCGGAACAAGTGCTTGTCAGTGCTGAAGACTCTGCGGGACCGTCACCTGGAGCTGCCGGGCCAGCCCCTCAACAACTACCACATGAAAACCCTGCTGCTGTACGAGTGTGAGAAACACCCTCGGGAAACTGACTGGGATGAAGCATGCCTAGGAGACAGGCTCAACGGCATCCTGCTGCAGCTCATCTCTTGTCTGCAGTGCCGCCGGTGCCCCCATTATTTTTTGCCCAATCTCGACCTCTTTCAGGGCAAGCCTCATTCGGCTCTGGAGAGCGCAGCCAAACAGACCTGGAGGTTGGCCAGAGAGATTCTCACCAATCCCAAAAGCCTGGATAAATTATAGGGTGGTGGAGATtacttagaaaaacaacaacatactTCCATCATACAGTGGAAAAGCAAAAACTccaaaatacacatttttatttaatcaccaaccaagaagaaggaaagaaaaatcctcACCACCAGAtggaagaacattttaaaaaaacaaacaaatcctctTGTACAGGAGTgatctttcttcaaaaaaaaaaaaatgtgaatttaaaagaTCACACAAAAGAAGCAATCGGACTTTGCCACAACAAAACGAAACCCAAGGTACATTTTCAAATCCATGTATAGTagtcttttcctccttttatctcctctattttgttttttgtttgcctGAATGTTGTcaccaagtgaaaaaaaaattatttaactatatgtacaaatttctcttttaaaagttttactgATGTTAAATGTATTTCAGTGCCAACTCAGATTATGTGCCCTTCTCTCTCTTGCACCTCTATCCTCACCCTAAACCCACTTGTTGAAAACAGtaataaaatattcctttaaCTTTGCATCGActtttgtgaattgtttttaaacAGGGCAGGTGAAATCTGAAGTGTAACAAtgtctcaaaataaaaacaacttttgaagCTAAAATATGCAGAAAGTATACATTCATAATGTAGCTATAATCTTGCAAAACTCATCCTGCTAATTTATTCCTGATTTAAGTCTGTGCTTTAAGacagataaaaattaatatatatatgcatatacacatatgtgtacatgtccaacCTTAATTAGTAAATGTGATTCattcacattaaaaattaatagatTTGCTTTCTTATCCCGTaactaaaaaacaaactatttcaATTTGACTTTGAAATGCAAGGAAACATTTATAGATCTTTTCTGAATTATTAATGCTGTCAGTTGATTTTCTTCCCTATAACCATTTATCCTCTCTAGGCttttaagtaaataataaaacttAGCAATGTATCAGACAACCATACAAGAtagaacaaaatggaaataatattagtGCTATGTCTAAATTGAAAAGattaagacttttattttttattatagagggaaaagagaaatacaattttCTTGAGTCTCTatagtattctttctttctttcttttagtatGTAAATGTCAAAATAGCTAACCTTTTATTTCATTCCACTACAAAATATTACTAGGTATATTTTGCTGAAGATGTTTTGAAAGTGGTTAGAggtaattaaaatggaaaaaagaggataCATATttgatacacaagaaaaaaataaaattataaatttacaacacaaaattatttcaaagtcttaaaacatgaatgaaaatatatagagaaaatatattaaatattaggaaaagctATGACATTGCCTCCTATCAAaaccatatttaaaataatcattaaactGAAAATTTGCTAAAGTGTAGTTATGTCAAAGATTTTTATTCAGCATTTAAGTTTGTACCTCAAACTTGGATAGTGAATTAATTCTGAATTtcttagaaaagaaagtaaagtagaaacaaactttttctttggacacaaatgaaaagcCTAAGGCAAAGGAATTGGGGATTAGAGTCCACTTTGAGTTCTGAAAAATGGCTCACCTAATAAAAATGGGTTTAGCTTGTAGGGATTACTGTTTCTTGGtttaaaactaaacaaaacatacttctaaatgaaaaataaaaatttgtgattttatcagtgatgatcttatttactttaaaaacagAAAGCTAGGCTTACTTTTCTTTGTGATTCAGACAAGTACTAAGAGAAATTGTAAATATAGTGATACTCTTAGGGACACTTTTTAAGCcacttttaataaaaaataacttacatttacATAGAACAGTAAGTTTCCCCGAAATGCTTTCTTTACCACTGATTCTATGAAGTTCGATAAGTATTGGTAAATAACAAATGattaagagaggaaaaggaagctcCAAGAAGAGCTGAAACCTAAAACTACTAACTTTTTACTTTGAAACCAACAATACTAAAACCAacatctgaagtcagatttctTCCCTAAAGTAGCAATAAAATCTTTAAGGCTCTAtgatctttttaattttgtaaatcttTACTTTTCTCCTGCTTCTTTCAGTTTTAATATAAGCCACTGGGCTAAGAATAAAGCTTTTGACTTCAATTTTCAAACTTATCAAAAACAGATATCATTTAGGCCTATAGaatcaaaattcaaataatatgaaattggaaaaaaatttttttacaaattattattta encodes:
- the MAB21L2 gene encoding protein mab-21-like 2, which codes for MIAAQAKLVYQLNKYYTERCQARKAAIAKTIREVCKVVSDVLKEVEVQEPRFISSLSEIDARYEGLEVISPTEFEVVLYLNQMGVFNFVDDGSLPGCAVLKLSDGRKRSMSLWVEFITASGYLSARKIRSRFQTLVAQAVDKCSYRDVVKMIADTSEVKLRIRERYVVQITPAFKCTGIWPRSAAQWPMPHIPWPGPNRVAEVKAEGFNLLSKECYSLTGKQSSAESDAWVLQFGEAENRLLMGGCRNKCLSVLKTLRDRHLELPGQPLNNYHMKTLLLYECEKHPRETDWDEACLGDRLNGILLQLISCLQCRRCPHYFLPNLDLFQGKPHSALESAAKQTWRLAREILTNPKSLDKL